Proteins from one Thioflavicoccus mobilis 8321 genomic window:
- a CDS encoding Nif3-like dinuclear metal center hexameric protein, whose product MIEIAALREYCDTLLGVAEQPDYCPNGLQVECERPVRRLMTGVTACQALVDAAVAWEADALLVHHGYFWKGEAAPLVGIKGRRVRTLICAGVSLFAYHLPLDVHPELGNNRGLGDRLGVAEPQPVPGGDGLLWRGRMPTPHDGEALCRLIAVALGREPLHIAGHARPIKTIVWCTGGAQGRIEQAALAGADAFISGEISEQTTHQARELGVDYFAAGHHATERYGVQALGAHLAERFALTHRYVEIANPA is encoded by the coding sequence ATGATCGAGATCGCGGCCTTGCGCGAGTATTGCGACACGCTCCTCGGGGTGGCGGAGCAGCCCGACTATTGTCCGAACGGTCTGCAGGTCGAGTGCGAACGGCCGGTACGGCGGTTGATGACCGGCGTGACAGCCTGTCAGGCCTTGGTCGATGCCGCCGTTGCCTGGGAGGCCGACGCGCTCTTGGTGCACCACGGGTATTTCTGGAAGGGTGAGGCGGCGCCGCTGGTCGGGATCAAGGGCCGCCGGGTGCGCACACTGATTTGCGCCGGTGTCAGTCTGTTCGCCTATCATCTGCCGCTCGATGTCCATCCGGAGCTCGGCAACAATCGCGGCCTCGGCGATCGGCTCGGCGTCGCCGAACCGCAGCCGGTGCCGGGCGGTGACGGTCTTCTGTGGCGCGGTCGGATGCCCACACCACACGATGGTGAGGCGCTCTGCCGACTAATCGCCGTTGCCTTGGGGCGCGAGCCGCTGCATATCGCCGGTCATGCGCGGCCAATCAAGACAATCGTTTGGTGCACGGGTGGCGCCCAGGGGCGAATCGAGCAGGCGGCGCTGGCAGGCGCCGACGCCTTTATCAGCGGCGAGATCTCGGAGCAGACGACCCATCAGGCTCGTGAGTTGGGTGTCGATTATTTCGCCGCCGGCCACCATGCCACCGAGCGCTACGGGGTGCAGGCGCTCGGCGCCCATCTGGCGGAGCGGTTCGCTTTGACTCACCGCTATGTCGAGATCGCCAATCCCGCGTGA
- the petA gene encoding ubiquinol-cytochrome c reductase iron-sulfur subunit has product MKTEGVSKARRRILVAATSVVGAAGVGYALVPFVAAMEPSARARAAGAPVRADISKLEPGALLRVKWRGKPIWIVSRTPEMLETLASNDPKLVDPSSEVPQQPDYCQNPTRSIKPEYLVAIGICTHLGCSPNYRPEVAPDDLGEDWKGGFFCPCHGSRFDLAARVFKGVPAPTNLVIPKHTYLNDTTILVGEDNQGAA; this is encoded by the coding sequence ATGAAGACAGAAGGCGTAAGTAAAGCCAGGCGACGCATCCTCGTCGCCGCGACGAGCGTAGTCGGTGCCGCCGGCGTCGGCTATGCACTCGTCCCGTTCGTGGCGGCGATGGAACCGAGTGCCAGGGCCCGCGCGGCCGGCGCCCCGGTGCGCGCCGACATCAGCAAGCTCGAGCCCGGCGCGCTGCTGCGCGTGAAATGGCGCGGCAAACCGATCTGGATCGTCTCGCGCACGCCGGAGATGCTCGAGACGCTGGCGAGCAACGATCCGAAGCTTGTCGATCCCTCCTCCGAGGTGCCCCAGCAGCCGGATTACTGCCAGAACCCGACGCGCTCGATCAAGCCCGAATATCTGGTCGCGATCGGTATTTGCACCCATCTGGGCTGCTCGCCGAACTACCGGCCTGAGGTGGCCCCCGATGACCTCGGCGAGGACTGGAAGGGCGGCTTCTTCTGTCCCTGCCACGGTTCGCGCTTCGACCTGGCGGCGCGGGTGTTCAAGGGCGTTCCGGCCCCGACCAATCTCGTGATCCCGAAGCACACCTACCTCAACGACACTACCATCCTCGTCGGCGAGGATAATCAAGGAGCCGCCTGA
- a CDS encoding cytochrome b: protein MSTETTGFLGWIDKRFPLTKVWNEHLAQYYAPKNLNFWSFFGSLAILVLVIQILSGIWLAMNYKPSADAAFASVEYIMRDVEWGWLIRYIHSTGASAFFIVIYLHMFRALLWGSYRKPRELLWIIGVVIYLAMMATAFFGYLLPWGQMSYWGAQVIVNLFAAVPNIGPDLAVWVRGDYVISDITLNRFYALHYLLPFILAALVFVHIVALHRVGSNNPDGIEIKEKKDANGIPLDGIPFHPYYTVKDLTGVVVFLAFFSIILFFAPGFGGRFLEAPNFQPANPLQTPAHIAPVWYFTPYYAMLRAVPPIAGSQFPGVVVMFAAILIFFLLPWLDRSPVKSIRYKGIVSKVALGIFAVSFIVLAWIGMEPASDLYTLIARIFTVLYFAFFLLMPIYSKLDKTKPVPERVTL, encoded by the coding sequence ATGAGCACAGAGACCACAGGCTTCCTCGGCTGGATCGATAAGCGCTTCCCGCTTACCAAGGTCTGGAACGAGCATCTTGCCCAATATTACGCACCGAAGAACCTGAACTTCTGGTCGTTCTTCGGCTCCCTGGCCATCCTGGTCCTGGTCATTCAGATCCTCTCCGGTATCTGGCTGGCGATGAACTACAAGCCCTCGGCCGATGCCGCCTTCGCCTCGGTCGAGTACATCATGCGCGACGTCGAATGGGGCTGGCTGATCCGCTACATCCACTCGACGGGTGCCTCCGCCTTCTTCATCGTCATCTATCTGCACATGTTCCGCGCGCTGCTGTGGGGCTCCTACCGCAAGCCGCGCGAGCTGCTGTGGATAATCGGTGTGGTGATCTACCTGGCGATGATGGCGACCGCCTTCTTCGGCTACCTGCTGCCATGGGGACAAATGTCTTATTGGGGCGCTCAGGTCATCGTCAACCTGTTCGCGGCGGTGCCGAATATCGGTCCGGATCTGGCGGTCTGGGTCCGCGGCGACTATGTCATCTCCGACATCACCCTCAACCGCTTCTACGCGTTGCACTACCTGCTGCCGTTCATCCTGGCGGCGCTGGTCTTCGTCCATATCGTGGCACTGCATCGGGTCGGTTCGAACAATCCGGACGGCATCGAGATCAAGGAGAAGAAGGACGCCAACGGCATCCCGCTGGACGGCATTCCCTTCCACCCCTACTACACGGTGAAGGACCTCACCGGCGTCGTCGTCTTCCTGGCGTTCTTCTCGATCATCCTGTTCTTCGCCCCGGGCTTCGGCGGTCGCTTCCTCGAGGCGCCGAACTTCCAGCCAGCCAACCCCCTCCAGACCCCTGCGCATATCGCGCCCGTCTGGTACTTCACCCCTTACTACGCGATGCTGCGGGCCGTACCGCCGATTGCCGGATCCCAGTTCCCCGGCGTCGTCGTGATGTTCGCCGCGATTCTGATCTTCTTCTTGCTGCCGTGGCTCGATCGCAGCCCGGTCAAGTCCATTCGGTACAAGGGCATCGTCTCGAAAGTGGCCTTGGGGATCTTCGCCGTCTCCTTCATCGTCCTCGCATGGATCGGTATGGAGCCGGCGAGTGACTTGTACACGCTCATAGCGCGGATCTTCACGGTTCTCTATTTCGCCTTTTTCTTGCTGATGCCGATCTACAGCAAGCTGGACAAGACAAAGCCCGTTCCAGAGAGGGTTACCCTATGA
- a CDS encoding cytochrome c1: MSKPIAALILLLSPMLAFGSGGEVHLEKAHIDLQDKESLQRGAQYFVDRCMGCHSLKYHRYNRMAEDLGIDESDLRANYILDNGRPGDLMEIAMRPEDGEKWFGTAIPDLTLVTRWRSPDWVYTYLKSFYLDPTRPYGVNNTIFPDVGMPNVLAGLQGLQKAVYEEQHHGAEGSAQQVIKELELVEPGKLSSEEYDQVARDLTAFLTYMGDPVMQERRDLGVKVLLFLGVLFVFAYALKKEYWKDIH, from the coding sequence ATGAGCAAGCCGATTGCCGCATTGATCTTGTTGCTTTCGCCGATGCTGGCCTTCGGCTCCGGTGGCGAGGTCCATCTCGAGAAGGCCCATATCGATCTCCAGGACAAGGAGTCGTTGCAGCGTGGCGCTCAATACTTCGTCGATCGCTGCATGGGCTGTCACTCGCTGAAGTATCATCGCTACAACCGGATGGCCGAGGATCTCGGGATCGACGAGTCCGACTTGCGTGCCAACTATATCCTCGACAACGGTCGGCCGGGCGATCTGATGGAGATCGCGATGCGACCGGAAGATGGCGAAAAGTGGTTCGGCACCGCGATACCGGATCTGACGCTCGTTACTCGCTGGCGCAGCCCGGACTGGGTCTACACTTACTTGAAAAGCTTCTATCTGGATCCGACCCGTCCTTATGGCGTCAACAATACGATTTTTCCCGATGTGGGAATGCCCAATGTACTGGCCGGCCTTCAGGGCTTGCAGAAGGCGGTATACGAGGAGCAACACCACGGCGCGGAAGGGTCGGCACAGCAGGTCATCAAGGAACTGGAACTTGTTGAGCCGGGAAAGTTGTCGTCTGAGGAATATGATCAGGTGGCGCGGGATTTGACCGCCTTTCTGACCTATATGGGTGATCCCGTCATGCAGGAGCGGCGCGACCTCGGCGTCAAGGTGCTTTTGTTCCTCGGCGTCCTTTTCGTCTTCGCCTACGCCCTTAAGAAGGAGTATTGGAAGGACATCCACTGA
- a CDS encoding glutathione S-transferase N-terminal domain-containing protein: protein MILFSDSSCPYCHRVRIVLAEKGIAVDIVDVDAHNLPDEVMDFNPYGTVPTLVDRELRLYESRIIMEYLDERFPHPPLLPVDPVARASARLFMYRVERDWYSLLGQIVKGVGDVPQARKELRESLIATAPVFGARPFFMSDEFSLVDCCIAPLLWRLPVIGIELPPSAKAVTDYRDRISKWPAFEQSLSEAEREMVAG, encoded by the coding sequence ATGATCCTTTTCTCCGATTCTTCTTGCCCGTATTGCCACCGCGTTCGAATCGTTCTCGCCGAAAAGGGGATCGCCGTCGATATCGTCGATGTGGATGCCCACAACCTGCCGGACGAGGTCATGGACTTCAATCCGTACGGCACGGTCCCAACGCTCGTGGACCGCGAGCTTAGGCTCTACGAGTCACGCATCATCATGGAATACCTCGACGAGCGGTTTCCGCATCCACCGCTGCTGCCCGTCGATCCAGTCGCGCGCGCCAGCGCGCGCCTGTTCATGTACCGTGTCGAGCGAGACTGGTACAGTCTGCTCGGCCAGATCGTCAAGGGCGTCGGGGATGTGCCCCAGGCGCGCAAGGAGTTGCGTGAAAGCCTGATTGCGACCGCGCCGGTGTTTGGTGCGCGGCCCTTTTTCATGAGCGATGAATTCTCGCTGGTGGACTGCTGCATCGCGCCGTTGCTGTGGCGCTTGCCCGTGATCGGCATCGAGCTGCCGCCGAGTGCCAAGGCGGTCACCGACTACAGGGATCGCATCTCGAAATGGCCCGCCTTCGAACAGAGCCTCTCCGAGGCCGAGCGCGAAATGGTCGCCGGCTAA
- a CDS encoding ClpXP protease specificity-enhancing factor: MTSNRPYLIRALYEWILDNELTPHLLVDARRKDAELPVAYVQDGKIVLNISPSAVRGLVIGNERITFGARFGGQAMNISAPVDAVIGIYARENGNGMLFPDEEPQQASEDVDGSADSDDVATPPRERPTLKVVK; this comes from the coding sequence ATGACATCGAACCGCCCCTATCTCATCCGTGCCCTCTACGAATGGATCCTGGATAACGAGCTGACACCGCATCTGCTCGTCGATGCTCGGCGCAAGGATGCCGAGTTGCCGGTCGCCTATGTGCAGGACGGCAAGATCGTGCTGAACATTTCCCCAAGTGCCGTGCGTGGCCTCGTCATCGGCAATGAGCGCATCACCTTCGGCGCTCGCTTCGGCGGTCAGGCGATGAACATCTCGGCACCGGTGGATGCCGTGATCGGCATCTACGCTCGCGAGAACGGCAACGGCATGCTGTTCCCAGATGAGGAGCCGCAGCAGGCGAGCGAGGACGTCGACGGGTCGGCCGATTCCGATGATGTCGCGACCCCGCCGCGCGAGCGCCCAACCCTCAAGGTCGTCAAGTAG
- a CDS encoding DUF3301 domain-containing protein translates to MSVSTQDLIALGGVVGLIWLWLDSLRAREIALGICEAACDRRDLQLLDQTIALRRLSVRSTRSGLRLRRVYRFDFSEEGVGRHTGHLVLVGLDLEEISFGLPTQADDAR, encoded by the coding sequence ATGTCGGTGTCGACACAGGACCTGATCGCCCTCGGCGGCGTTGTCGGGTTGATCTGGCTCTGGCTCGATAGCCTGCGTGCGCGCGAGATCGCGCTCGGCATCTGTGAGGCGGCCTGTGACCGACGGGACCTACAGCTTCTCGATCAGACGATCGCCCTGCGTCGCCTCAGCGTTCGCTCGACGCGCTCCGGCCTGCGACTGCGGCGCGTCTATCGCTTCGATTTCAGTGAAGAGGGTGTCGGCCGTCACACCGGCCATCTGGTGTTGGTCGGGCTCGATCTGGAGGAGATCAGCTTCGGCCTGCCGACCCAGGCCGATGACGCCCGATAA
- a CDS encoding cytochrome b/b6 domain-containing protein: MQEKRILVWDLPVRIFHWLLFVLVIAAVATALQGGSLMAVHGSIGRLIIGLLAFRVAWGVVGPTYARFRSFVRGPGAILAYLRGDWHGVGHNPLGAISILVLMTLLFMQAMLGLFATDDIAFRGPLNVLVSHETAEFITGLHRANGFLIIILVTLHVLAILYYALVRKDNLVRPMITGWKTVSDPDAESTRGLKLPFAFVLAVIFAGVVAWMAGGGPMTVLAPPPPPVIAPW, encoded by the coding sequence ATGCAAGAGAAACGCATCCTCGTCTGGGATCTACCGGTCCGCATCTTTCACTGGCTGCTGTTCGTACTGGTCATCGCCGCCGTCGCGACCGCGCTGCAGGGCGGCAGCCTGATGGCCGTGCACGGCTCGATCGGGCGACTCATCATCGGGCTGCTCGCCTTCCGGGTGGCCTGGGGCGTAGTCGGCCCGACCTATGCCCGTTTCCGCAGCTTCGTACGCGGCCCCGGCGCGATCCTGGCCTACCTGCGCGGCGACTGGCACGGGGTTGGGCACAACCCCCTTGGGGCGATCTCCATTCTCGTCCTGATGACCCTCCTCTTCATGCAGGCGATGCTCGGTCTCTTCGCGACCGACGACATCGCTTTCCGTGGACCGCTCAATGTCCTCGTCTCACACGAAACGGCCGAATTCATCACCGGGCTGCACCGTGCCAACGGCTTCCTGATCATCATCCTCGTCACCCTGCACGTGCTGGCGATCCTCTACTACGCCTTGGTGCGCAAAGACAACCTCGTGCGGCCGATGATCACGGGCTGGAAGACAGTTTCGGATCCGGATGCCGAGTCGACGCGAGGTTTGAAACTGCCCTTTGCGTTCGTGCTCGCCGTTATCTTCGCCGGGGTCGTCGCCTGGATGGCCGGTGGCGGGCCTATGACCGTCCTGGCACCACCACCACCGCCCGTGATCGCCCCTTGGTGA
- the cysZ gene encoding sulfate transporter CysZ, whose translation MNLAPLDGARYLLTGIRLIMQPRLRRFVIMPLLVNTLIFAAAIAYGWTQFADLVAWLQSFIPDWLDWLTWLLWPVFAVGLLIVVFFTFGLIANLIASPFNGILAEQVERHLSGQALGEGAGLRQFLVELLPMLIDELRKLLYALFSAIPFLILFLIPGINLAAPVLWFLYSAWILAVQYADFPMGNHGLRFRDQRARLRERPFLSLGFGAATVVLTSVPIVNFLAMPSAVAGATALWLREFEPDQGRAAAN comes from the coding sequence ATGAATCTCGCCCCCCTCGATGGTGCCCGCTATCTGCTCACCGGCATCCGTCTGATCATGCAGCCGCGACTGCGTCGCTTCGTGATCATGCCGCTGTTGGTCAACACCCTTATCTTCGCGGCGGCGATCGCCTATGGCTGGACCCAGTTCGCCGACCTTGTCGCCTGGTTGCAGTCGTTCATCCCGGACTGGCTCGACTGGCTTACCTGGCTGCTCTGGCCGGTGTTCGCGGTGGGGTTGCTCATCGTCGTCTTCTTCACCTTCGGCCTGATCGCCAACCTGATCGCCTCCCCCTTCAACGGGATCCTCGCCGAACAGGTGGAGCGCCACCTGAGCGGTCAAGCACTCGGCGAAGGCGCTGGACTGCGCCAATTTCTGGTTGAACTCTTGCCGATGCTGATCGACGAACTACGCAAACTCCTCTACGCGCTGTTCTCGGCGATCCCCTTCCTGATCCTTTTCTTGATCCCCGGGATCAATCTCGCCGCGCCCGTGCTCTGGTTCCTGTACTCGGCCTGGATCCTCGCCGTGCAGTACGCCGATTTTCCAATGGGCAACCACGGACTCAGATTCCGCGACCAGCGGGCCAGGCTTCGCGAGCGCCCTTTCCTATCGCTCGGCTTCGGTGCCGCGACGGTGGTGCTGACTTCCGTACCGATCGTCAACTTCCTAGCGATGCCGAGCGCCGTCGCCGGAGCCACGGCCCTATGGCTTCGCGAGTTCGAACCGGATCAGGGCAGGGCCGCGGCGAACTGA
- a CDS encoding metallophosphoesterase translates to MPVRQPVLCRGLLLGLVLLGGTVLAGAAPLEFFACGDLPYAEAEWASFERLLADGAQRRPSFIVHVGDVKSGSAPCDTATYERVASLFHRQPVPVVYTPGDNEWTDCRRSAAGGYEPTERLAVLRQHFFADPSVLRLAALGAVRPIEGYPELYWFMQDQVLFSVIHVVGSHDNAAVPAEQEARAAANQALLGRALAAARRNQARALVVVFHADPAFERPGALHGYEAFFADLDELRRDFQGPILAIHGDTHRYRFDQPLKDPATGRPDPRFTRLEVPGSPSVGGVWVTIDPEATPVFAAEPVYPVSRVGLMPEG, encoded by the coding sequence ATGCCTGTCCGTCAGCCTGTGCTATGCCGAGGTCTCCTGCTCGGGCTCGTCCTGCTCGGTGGGACGGTCCTCGCGGGCGCCGCCCCACTGGAGTTCTTCGCCTGCGGCGATCTGCCGTACGCCGAGGCCGAATGGGCGTCTTTCGAACGGCTGCTGGCCGATGGTGCGCAGCGCCGGCCGTCTTTCATCGTCCATGTCGGTGACGTCAAGAGCGGCAGCGCACCCTGTGATACAGCGACTTACGAGCGGGTCGCGAGCCTCTTTCACAGGCAACCGGTGCCGGTCGTCTATACGCCCGGCGACAACGAATGGACCGATTGCCGCCGCTCGGCGGCCGGTGGCTATGAACCCACCGAGCGGCTCGCGGTGCTGCGCCAGCACTTCTTCGCCGATCCCAGCGTGCTGCGGCTCGCGGCCCTGGGGGCCGTGCGGCCGATTGAAGGCTATCCCGAGCTCTATTGGTTCATGCAGGATCAGGTGCTCTTCTCCGTGATCCACGTCGTCGGCAGTCACGACAATGCCGCGGTGCCGGCCGAGCAGGAGGCGCGTGCGGCGGCCAATCAGGCGCTGCTTGGGCGCGCGCTCGCCGCTGCGCGCCGCAACCAGGCCCGCGCCCTGGTGGTCGTCTTCCACGCCGATCCGGCATTCGAGCGTCCCGGGGCGTTGCACGGCTACGAGGCCTTCTTCGCCGACCTCGACGAGTTGCGTCGCGATTTCCAAGGCCCGATCCTGGCGATCCATGGCGACACGCACCGCTATCGCTTCGACCAGCCGCTGAAGGATCCGGCAACCGGCCGGCCAGACCCGCGCTTCACCCGGCTCGAGGTGCCGGGGTCGCCGAGCGTCGGCGGTGTCTGGGTGACGATCGACCCGGAGGCGACACCTGTGTTCGCCGCGGAGCCCGTCTACCCGGTCTCGCGTGTGGGGCTGATGCCGGAAGGCTGA
- a CDS encoding RNA-binding S4 domain-containing protein: protein MSDEAESQETIRLDKWLWAARFFKTRQLAVEAINGGKVHVDGLRAKPGKPVRIGDRLTVHKGSLAWELTVQGVSRQRRGAPEAALLYEEDEASRRRRQELVRERREQGLGDLPKGRPTKRDRREIERFKRGGET, encoded by the coding sequence ATGAGCGACGAGGCGGAGTCGCAGGAGACGATCCGCCTCGACAAGTGGCTTTGGGCGGCGCGCTTCTTCAAGACCAGACAATTGGCCGTCGAGGCCATCAACGGCGGCAAGGTCCATGTCGACGGCCTACGCGCCAAACCGGGCAAGCCGGTGCGGATCGGCGACCGGCTCACCGTCCACAAGGGGTCGCTGGCCTGGGAGCTGACCGTGCAGGGGGTCAGTCGCCAACGTCGCGGCGCGCCCGAGGCGGCCCTGCTCTACGAGGAAGACGAGGCGAGCCGCCGGCGCCGTCAGGAACTGGTGCGCGAACGCCGCGAGCAGGGCCTCGGCGACCTGCCCAAGGGCCGTCCGACCAAGCGCGATCGGCGCGAGATCGAGCGCTTCAAGCGCGGCGGCGAAACCTGA
- the grxC gene encoding glutaredoxin 3, with the protein MAKVLLYTTGTCPYCSRALRLLTRKGATYEEIRIDEDPRQREDMIARSGRETVPQIFIDEDHVGGYDDLVELDMAGELEPRLQQ; encoded by the coding sequence ATGGCGAAGGTTTTGTTGTACACGACGGGCACCTGCCCCTACTGCTCCCGCGCGCTACGGCTGCTAACGCGCAAGGGTGCGACCTACGAAGAGATCCGCATCGACGAGGATCCGCGCCAGCGCGAGGACATGATCGCCCGTAGCGGCCGCGAGACGGTGCCGCAGATCTTCATCGACGAGGATCATGTCGGCGGCTATGACGATCTCGTCGAGCTCGATATGGCGGGCGAGCTCGAGCCAAGGCTTCAGCAATGA
- the pepN gene encoding aminopeptidase N yields the protein MYRNTPPTIHLKDYRPPEFLIDRVELRFELDAEVTRVEALLQMRRNPAATRGDGDLHLDGEQLELEHVAIDGRPLPPAEYRVESEALILHHVPDRFRLETRVRIHPMLNTALEGLYQSGTLLCTQCEAQGFRRITYFLDRPDVMACYTTTLVADKGRYPVLLANGNPAGTEDLGDGRHLARWEDPFPKPSYLFALVAGDLHEVADRFTTASGRDVALRLYVEPENHDKCDHAMRSLKKAMRWDEERYGREYDLDVYLIVAVGHFNMGAMENKGLNVFNAKYVLARPDTATDQDFLGIEGVIAHEYFHNWTGNRITCRDWFQLSLKEGFTVYRDQEFSADMGSRDVKRIADVRTLRARQFPEDAGPLAHPVRPESYIEINNFYTATVYEKGAELVRMQVLLLGPEVFRRATDLYFTRHDGAAVTIEDFVRCMEEASGRDLTQFMRWYSQAGTPELTVTDDWDAADGVYTLTFRQQTAPSANHPSLGPLHIPVAIGLLDGAGRDLPLRIAEDTAEPPSGTRVLELRREEATYRFVGLRARPVPSLLRGFSAPVRVRYDYSDDDLMFLMAHDSDGFNRWDAAQTLAQRLLLRLVAEPEAAVPEGFVAAFRRALTDHEADPALRAEVLKLPSEAHLGEQMAIVDVDGIHRAREGLKQAILAALRDEFRAAYEDHRDAGPYELTPAAIGRRALKNLALGYLMQDGDAEAVDLCTAQFEAGTNMTDVIAALGLLVDAGGAPAERALDTFYRRWSGDPLVLDKWFAVQAASKRPDALARVEALLGHEAFTLRNPNRLRSLVGVFCNLNPVRFHAADGAGYRFLGDRVLELDPLNPQMASRLLQALARWRCYDPDRQARMRAQLERILDAVELSKDVYEVASKTLGEKAI from the coding sequence ATGTATCGCAACACACCACCCACGATCCACCTGAAGGACTATCGCCCGCCGGAATTCCTGATCGACCGCGTCGAGCTGCGCTTCGAGCTCGACGCCGAGGTCACCCGGGTCGAGGCGCTCCTTCAGATGCGCCGCAACCCGGCGGCGACGCGCGGCGATGGCGATCTGCACCTCGACGGCGAACAGTTGGAGCTCGAGCATGTCGCGATCGACGGCCGGCCCCTGCCGCCGGCCGAGTACCGAGTCGAGTCCGAGGCGCTGATCCTGCACCACGTGCCGGACCGCTTTCGGCTGGAGACCCGGGTGCGCATCCACCCGATGCTCAACACCGCGCTGGAGGGTCTCTACCAGTCCGGCACGCTGCTGTGTACCCAGTGCGAGGCCCAGGGCTTTCGTCGCATCACCTACTTCCTCGATCGCCCCGATGTGATGGCCTGCTACACGACGACCCTGGTCGCCGACAAGGGCCGTTACCCGGTCCTGCTCGCCAACGGCAACCCGGCCGGCACCGAGGACCTCGGCGACGGCCGGCATCTGGCCCGCTGGGAGGATCCGTTCCCCAAACCCAGCTACCTGTTCGCTCTGGTCGCCGGCGACCTGCACGAGGTCGCCGATCGGTTCACGACCGCCTCGGGCCGCGACGTGGCCCTGCGTCTCTACGTCGAGCCGGAGAACCACGACAAATGCGACCACGCGATGCGCTCGTTGAAGAAGGCGATGCGCTGGGACGAGGAGCGTTACGGCCGCGAGTACGACCTGGACGTCTACCTGATCGTCGCCGTCGGCCACTTCAACATGGGGGCGATGGAGAACAAGGGCCTCAACGTCTTCAACGCCAAGTACGTGCTGGCCCGGCCCGATACGGCGACCGACCAGGACTTCCTGGGCATCGAAGGGGTCATCGCCCACGAATACTTCCACAACTGGACCGGCAACCGTATCACCTGCCGCGATTGGTTTCAGCTGAGCCTGAAGGAGGGCTTCACCGTCTATCGCGACCAGGAGTTCTCCGCCGACATGGGCTCGCGCGACGTCAAGCGCATCGCCGACGTGCGCACGCTGCGCGCCCGCCAGTTTCCCGAGGATGCCGGCCCCCTGGCCCATCCGGTGCGGCCCGAGTCCTACATCGAGATCAACAACTTCTACACCGCCACCGTCTACGAGAAGGGCGCCGAGCTGGTGAGGATGCAGGTGCTGCTCCTCGGCCCGGAGGTCTTCCGTCGTGCCACCGACCTCTATTTCACCCGCCACGACGGCGCCGCCGTGACCATCGAGGACTTCGTACGCTGCATGGAAGAGGCGAGCGGCCGGGACCTCACCCAGTTCATGCGCTGGTATTCGCAGGCCGGCACGCCGGAGCTGACCGTCACCGACGACTGGGACGCCGCCGACGGCGTCTATACGCTGACGTTCCGCCAGCAGACGGCGCCGAGCGCGAACCACCCGAGCCTCGGGCCGCTGCATATCCCGGTCGCCATCGGCCTGCTCGATGGCGCGGGCCGGGATCTGCCGCTACGGATCGCCGAGGACACGGCCGAACCGCCGAGCGGCACCCGGGTCCTGGAGCTGCGCCGCGAGGAGGCGACTTATCGCTTTGTCGGGCTGCGGGCGCGACCAGTGCCCTCGCTGTTGCGCGGCTTTTCGGCGCCGGTCAGGGTCCGCTACGATTACAGCGACGACGACCTGATGTTCCTGATGGCGCACGACAGCGACGGCTTCAACCGCTGGGATGCGGCTCAGACCCTCGCCCAGCGCCTCTTGCTGCGCCTTGTCGCTGAGCCTGAGGCGGCAGTGCCCGAGGGCTTCGTTGCCGCCTTTCGCCGGGCGCTCACCGATCACGAGGCTGACCCGGCGCTACGCGCCGAGGTCTTGAAGCTGCCGAGTGAGGCCCACCTCGGCGAACAGATGGCGATCGTCGACGTCGATGGCATCCACCGCGCCCGCGAGGGCCTCAAACAGGCGATCCTCGCTGCACTGCGCGACGAGTTCCGCGCCGCCTACGAGGATCATCGCGATGCAGGTCCGTACGAACTGACCCCAGCGGCGATCGGCCGGCGGGCGTTGAAGAACCTCGCGCTCGGTTACTTGATGCAGGACGGCGACGCCGAGGCCGTCGACTTGTGCACGGCCCAGTTCGAGGCCGGTACGAATATGACCGACGTCATCGCCGCGCTGGGGCTCCTCGTCGATGCCGGCGGCGCGCCCGCCGAGCGGGCTCTCGATACCTTCTACCGGCGCTGGTCCGGCGATCCGCTGGTCCTCGACAAGTGGTTCGCCGTTCAGGCCGCCAGCAAGCGTCCGGACGCACTCGCGCGGGTCGAGGCCCTGCTCGGCCACGAGGCCTTCACGCTGCGCAACCCGAATCGGCTGCGCAGTCTGGTCGGGGTCTTCTGCAACCTCAACCCGGTACGCTTCCACGCCGCCGACGGGGCCGGCTACCGCTTCCTCGGCGATCGCGTATTGGAGCTCGACCCGCTGAACCCACAGATGGCCTCTCGGCTGCTTCAGGCCCTGGCCCGCTGGCGCTGCTACGACCCCGACCGCCAGGCCCGGATGCGCGCCCAGCTCGAACGCATCCTAGACGCCGTGGAGCTCTCCAAGGATGTCTACGAGGTGGCCTCGAAGACGCTCGGTGAAAAGGCGATCTGA